CCGGTCATGTAGGCAGGCTAGCGCACCACCACTGGACGTCGCCGGGGTGCGGGCGGCTACGCTGAGCACCGTTCAATAGCTGGGCTTAGCAAGCGAAAGGTGGAGACTACGTGGCGATTGCGGTGACCGGTTCGATTGCGACCGACCATTTGATGCGGTTCCCCGGTCGGTTCTCCGAGCAACTGCTCGCCGATCACCTGGCGAAGGTGTCGTTGAGTTTTCTCGTCGACGACCTGGTGGTGCACCGCGGCGGGGTGGCCGGGAACATGGCCTACGCGATCGGGATCCTCGGTGGCGATGTCGCGCTGGTCGGGGCCGCGGGCACCGACTTCGCCGACTACCGTCGGTGGCTGGAATCGCACGGTGTCGACTGCGCGCACGTGCTGGTGTCGACCAGCGCGCACACCGCGCGGTTCGTGTGCACCACCGACGTGGACATGGCGCAGATCGCCTCGTTCTACCCCGGCGCGATGTCGCAGGCCCGCGAGATCTCGCTGGCGGCTCTGGACTCCCCGGAACTGGTGATCATCGGCGCCAACGACCCGGAGGCGATGTTCTCGCACACCGAGGAGTGCCGCAAGCTGGGGTTGGCGTTCGCCGCCGACCCGTCGCAGCAGTTGGCGCGGTTGACCGGCGAGGAGATCCGCCGGCTCATCGACGGCGCGACCTACCTGTTCACCAACGATTACGAGTGGGACCTGCTGCTGTCGAAGACCGGGTGGACCGAGGCCGACGTGATGGGCCAGGTGGGGCTGCGGGTCACCACGCTGGGGGAGAACGGCGTCGACATCATCGACCCGGACGGCACCTGCATCCACGTCGACGTGGTGCCCGAGACCAGCCGTGTCGACCCCACCGGGGTGGGGGACGCGTTCCGGGCGGGCTTCCTCACCGGGCGCAGCGCGGGGCTGAACCTGGAACGGTCCGCGCAACTGGGCTGCCTGGTGGCGGTGCTGGTGCTGGAATCGACCGGCACCCAGGAATGGGACTGGGACCGCGAGGTCGCGGTGACCCGTCTGGCCGGCGCCTACGGCGACCAGGCGGCCACCGAGATCGCCGCCGCGCTGGCCTGACCGGCGCCGGACCCTACAGCTGCACCGGGTAGTGCGGTTCGCTGATCTGCGGGGTCACGCTGCGGTCGACGAAGATCGCGTGCCACAGCAGAAAGATCAGCACCGTCCACAACCGTCGCGAATGATCGCTCACCCCGCAGCGGTGTTCGTCGAGCAAGCGCCGGGTCGCCGCCAGGTCGATGTGCTCGCCGGCGTGGGAGGTCGCGACCATCTGGTAGGCCCAATCCAGCAACTCGCCGGCGCGCAGCCAGTGTCGGATCGGTACCGGGAAACCCAGCTTCGGCCGGTGCAGCACGTGGGCGGGGACGATCGGCTCCAACGCCCGGCGCAACGCGTATTTGGTGGTCGTGCGGGTGATCTTGGCCGACACCGGCAGCCGCGAGGCCACCGCGAACACCTCGGGGTCCAAAAACGGCACCCGCAGCTCCAGTGAATTGGCCATCGTCATCTTGTCGGCCTTGACCAGGATGTCGCCGCGCAGCCAGGTGAACAGGTCGACGTGTTGCATCCGGGCCACCGGATCCCAGCCCGCGGAGGCGGCGTAGATCGGCGCGGTCACGTCGGTGTGCGTCCAATCGGGGGAGAACCCGGGCAGCACCGCGCGCAGCTGCTCGTCGGAGAAGCTGCGCGCGTTGCCGTAATAGCGCTGCTCCAGGGTGAGCGAACCGCGGTGCAACAGGCTTTTGCCGCGCATCCCCTCCGGCAGGGGTTTGGACATCTTGCCGACCGAGCGCCGTAGCGGGCCGGGCAGATAGTTGAACGGCTTCAACGACAGCGGCTCGCGGTAGATGGTGTAGCCGCCGAACAGTTCGTCGGCGCCCTCCCCGGAGAGCACCACCTTGACGTGTTTGCGGGCCTCGCGGGCGACGAAGAACAGCGGCACCAACGCCGGGTCGGCGACCGGCTCGTCGAGATACCACACGATCTCGGGCAGCGCGGCGACGAACTCGTGCTCGCTGACCACCTTGGTGATGTGGCGCGCCCCGATCGCCTCGGCGGTGGCCACCGCGACGTCGACCTCGGAGAAGCCCTCGCGCTCGAATCCGGTCGTGAACGTGATCAGATCCGGGTTGTGCCGGATCGCCAGCGCCGCGATCGCCGTCGAATCGATCCCGCCGGACAGAAACGCCCCGACGGTGACGTCGGCGCGCATGTGCTTGGCCACCGAGTCCTCCAGCACCGCGGTGATCTCGTCGTAGCGCTCCTGCGCGGCGTGCGGGCCGGTGCCGAACGGTTCGGCGGCGAACCGCGGGGTGAAATAGCGGGTGGTCTGCGGCGGCTGCCCGGGGCGCACGCGCGCATAGCAGCCCGACTCCAGCCGGCGCACCGCGGTGTGCAGCGTCTCGGGTTCCGGCACGTACTGCAACAGCGTGTAGTGCTGCACCGCCCGGCGGTCCACGGTGGTGTCCAGTCCGGCCGCATCGGCGAGCTCCAGCAGCGACTTCTTCTCGCTGCCCACCACGGTGCCGCCCGGTCCGGTCGCCATGAACAGGGGTTTGATCCCGAACGGGTCGCGCGCGCAGAACAGCTCCCCGGTGGCGGTGTCCCACAGCGCGAAGGCGAACATGCCGCGCAGCCGGGGCAGCGCCTCGACCCCCCAGTAGTGGTAGGCGGCCACGATCGCCTCGGTGTCGCCGTCGGTGGCGAACACCGCCCCGTGGGCGGCGGCCAGTTCGGCGCGCAGCTCCAGGTAGTTGTAGATCTCGCCGTTGAACACCAGCACGTAGCGCTCCGGCGTCTCCGGCGGTCCCCAGTGCAGCGGCTGGTGGGAGTGTTCGATGTCGATGATCGCGAGCCGGGTGAACCCCAGCGCGACGGTGTGGGCCGGTCCGCGGTCGGTCCAGGTGCCCAGCTCGTCGGGGCCGCGGTGGCGCATCACCTGCGCCGCCGCCGCCACCCGCTCGGCGACCACGTCGGCCCCGGAGCCGGCCCCGGAGTCGGCATCGTCACCGAGGGCCGTCACCCACGCCAGCAGTCCGCACATGGCGCTCCAGTATGCCGCACCCGGGGCCCGCCGGATTTGGGACACGGATCGCGAGGTGCACCGGGCCGCTGTTCCGGTTGTGGTCTACGCTGCGTAGTATTCGATGCACCCGGCACCGGTCGGGTATCTCGACCATCCGGGATCATCGGTCAGCGTGTGACACAGGAGGCGC
This sequence is a window from Mycolicibacillus parakoreensis. Protein-coding genes within it:
- a CDS encoding carbohydrate kinase family protein is translated as MAIAVTGSIATDHLMRFPGRFSEQLLADHLAKVSLSFLVDDLVVHRGGVAGNMAYAIGILGGDVALVGAAGTDFADYRRWLESHGVDCAHVLVSTSAHTARFVCTTDVDMAQIASFYPGAMSQAREISLAALDSPELVIIGANDPEAMFSHTEECRKLGLAFAADPSQQLARLTGEEIRRLIDGATYLFTNDYEWDLLLSKTGWTEADVMGQVGLRVTTLGENGVDIIDPDGTCIHVDVVPETSRVDPTGVGDAFRAGFLTGRSAGLNLERSAQLGCLVAVLVLESTGTQEWDWDREVAVTRLAGAYGDQAATEIAAALA
- the asnB gene encoding asparagine synthase (glutamine-hydrolyzing), with translation MCGLLAWVTALGDDADSGAGSGADVVAERVAAAAQVMRHRGPDELGTWTDRGPAHTVALGFTRLAIIDIEHSHQPLHWGPPETPERYVLVFNGEIYNYLELRAELAAAHGAVFATDGDTEAIVAAYHYWGVEALPRLRGMFAFALWDTATGELFCARDPFGIKPLFMATGPGGTVVGSEKKSLLELADAAGLDTTVDRRAVQHYTLLQYVPEPETLHTAVRRLESGCYARVRPGQPPQTTRYFTPRFAAEPFGTGPHAAQERYDEITAVLEDSVAKHMRADVTVGAFLSGGIDSTAIAALAIRHNPDLITFTTGFEREGFSEVDVAVATAEAIGARHITKVVSEHEFVAALPEIVWYLDEPVADPALVPLFFVAREARKHVKVVLSGEGADELFGGYTIYREPLSLKPFNYLPGPLRRSVGKMSKPLPEGMRGKSLLHRGSLTLEQRYYGNARSFSDEQLRAVLPGFSPDWTHTDVTAPIYAASAGWDPVARMQHVDLFTWLRGDILVKADKMTMANSLELRVPFLDPEVFAVASRLPVSAKITRTTTKYALRRALEPIVPAHVLHRPKLGFPVPIRHWLRAGELLDWAYQMVATSHAGEHIDLAATRRLLDEHRCGVSDHSRRLWTVLIFLLWHAIFVDRSVTPQISEPHYPVQL